Genomic window (Phragmites australis chromosome 21, lpPhrAust1.1, whole genome shotgun sequence):
GGTCCCATCTGGCAGCGGCACGCAAGGTAGCAGGCAGGCATGCGGTGGCGATGGCAGACGTGGCAGCGCCAGCGCAGGCTCTCATTCCCTTCTACACCCACCTGTCACCTGTGACGCCGTTAATTCCGCCACGCAGCGGAGAGCGACCGCTCCCACCTCCCTGCCGGGTGGGTCCAGAAACTATCTGGTCCCACGTGTCATGTAACGAGGGTACCGTACGTCGTGAGGAAGGCTTGAGTCGAGACAAAACTAGGCGCCGTGACGCAGAGCGGGGCGCCGATCCCTGCGACCTTGTCACGCGACGTGGGCCCGAATTCTCCCGGGACCACTTGTCAGAGACCCCACCCTGCTCCCCGCGTTGGCTCGCTCCCCGAGAACGGAAGGCTCTACATGCATCGCTACGCTCCTCTGGCAACCTTCATGCTTGCGTGTTCCCCACAGGCAACGACTGgccatgcatatgcatgcatgatggcTTCGCTATAACGGTTGTCTCCCCAAGGTCTAAGTTACCTTCAACTCACACTTCATGGCTTCATCTacctcctcctttttctttttctttgacatAGGAGGTGTGGGGATGCAACAAGTGGGGGCGCTGCTAGTCGTGAGGAAAATCAATTATGGCGCTTTGTCGTCGGCGCTGACAATCTACGTGCAATGGTGGTTTTGTGTGTAGTCCTCGTGAGCCGACTAAAGCTGTTGATGTGTTATATGTCTTGACGTGATCTTGGATTACGACTAACAGTATGGGGTTACGTTCCGTGGAGGTTAGGGTACTATTCAATTGTTATTATTAATTCGATCCATGTTAGTATGGATATAGAGATCTAGCATTTGTAGGGTCTAATTAAAGGTTTTAATTCCGTCTGACTACATACAACCTTTTTTCATAAAATTTGAGTGATCAACAGAGCTAGGAAGTGACTTTTCTGATCTCTATCTTGCGTGCATATATTGCGAATTTAGGCATAATTATGCTTTTATTGTGCATATAATAATCACCATAAGTTAAGTTAATTTCCAAGGGTCATGTAAAAGAAAAGTATTAGCAAATTGATACTAAGCTCTTAAGGTTTTGCTAGTTAGCAAAGCCATGTCATGAACTAATGATGCTTTAAAACCATGTATGCTAATTCTTTTTGAAGCCCTACATAtactattttgaaaaataaaagacTTGAAAAATGGAAAAGTAATAGGATCAAAGCATGCATACAGATTTGGTTAAAAAAACTTAGCCAGCTTTGCTTCCTAATATATGTTGATGTATAAGGGACATAACAGGGGCGTATCCAGTGGGTGGCACGGGTGGTCCACGGACCACCCTAAGATTTTCACACAGAGAATGCAAGGAGAGAGAGCTGGCAAGGAAGAGtagcatttgttgcagcacaagAACTTATCTTTCTATGTCCTCTTTCTCTCACTAGCAGTGATGAACATAGGAATTCCAGACCTCCCTTGTTCAGCAGATGATCTGGAGTGGTATTGGCAGTAGCAGCAATACTATCAGCAGCAGCAATATCACGAGTAGCTTGAAGACTCGCCATGAGGATCAAGAGGCCTCTCCTAACCTGCCCTCCTTGTTTTCTCCATCAGTGATCTTCTCCCAGAAATTTCCCCACGCCTCTTCCGGCCTAGTTCATATGAACACCGCTGGTTCACTTCCAAATCTGCACGATGGCAGCGGCCAGGAGAACGCCAGAATCATGGAACCAGCTGCTTCTGTAAAcacctctctctgcctctctcaAAAATCAGTATGATCCATTCATGTAAGAGATCCAGAATAATAAACCTTAATAATAATGTAAACtttagttttgtaaaaaaaaatattaagttgGACCACCCTTATCTAAAatcctggatccgccactgggaCATAACCACTATAGGCTGGGAGGCAGCTGGGccaaggaaaaaagagtaagTTTAAAagatctataactattttgacacatattGTAAAAAATTACAACTAGTAGTGCTTATTTCAAAAacatacaactattttgacacatattgcaaaaaaatataactttCTCACCATGGTTAATCCTCCTATATTATATGTAATATAGGATGATAAGTGGGTTTACCGTGagaaaattgtagttttttgcaacatgttATAGATTTTTGAAATAGAGACTAGAAGTTATAATTTTATGCAACATATGTTAAAATAAttataggtttttgaaatttacttagaaaaaaaactcaagagGTTCTCATCATGACTTGCGCAAGTACAGAAAAAATATATTGGATGACGTCGATATGTTGCAAACCTTGCTGCACACCAACAAGGAAGCAAGCATGTCagagatgcatgcatgatgcagaAGCTGCAGGATATTTACCGTTCGttatgatgcatgcatgcaagataTGACCCAGTGGTAGGGTATATATGTGCCTATATACCACTGCTAGCATCAGGCATCAGCTGAAAGCGATCGATGCGATGCTCGCGAAAATATCACCCGGAAGCCAGAACTCTGCATGCACTACAGTGAAGGAGATCATATGATTCTATGATTCTTTTCGTTTCAATGAAATAAAGGCAAAGCCCGTGACGAAAAATCAGTTTTCTGTCCAAATTAATGTTATTTCAATTTTCATGGtacatgctaattaatttgGTCCATTTGGGCAGATCGATGAGCAATGGCCAAACCTACGTAGGAGTACGAAAGGCTGTATAAATGTACTCGTAGTAGTAGTATTTTCCACTGTGGGCTGTACAGTAGTAGTATTTGCTTCAATTAGCAGGAGAAATGAAATGTCCACAGCAGGGGTACGAACGTACTCTGGTTATTGCATGCGTAGTACGTCGCCTGACTTAAGATAGTAGGAATACTTGGCTCCATTATTGTATGGAGTACAAGACAATTCAAGAACAGAAGAACAAAGCGAGGTAGGAAATTAAATTAATATAAAATTGTCATTTAGTTCGGAAGCTTAATTTGCATATTCACGGATATGTAGGGATGCTGCTTTCATGCTTGCACTGGTAAATAAGTTGGATACATTAGACTCTACTAATTTATCCAAATGccctttttttagagaaaatatCGCTCAAATTTATGACACACAACATAATAGGTCAACCGTGTCgtcctatcagtgccggttagacACAAACCGACACTAACGAAGTATCAAGACCGGTTCGTAACATTCTGCGTTCAATAAATGATCGAGCCGGATTGAATCGTCATTGATActtattatcagtgtcggttctagttaacaaccgatactgatacttcagtgccgaTTCGTAATCATGGACCGACATTAATAATTGTTATCATGCCAGTTCGTTAGTAGGAGCAGCAGTGATACTCTTTGAGCCGGACCTAAAATTTTACAGAGGTAAAACGTATTCGTGAACAAGTCCGCGTACGAGCTCTCAACCTTATCTCCTCACCCCTCACCGATAGAGCTCTcagccttctctctctctctctctctctctctctctctctctctctctctctctctctctctctctctctctctacatgtTCGCCGCCCATGCTGCCTGCGGCCTCCTCACCCTCCACTCCCCACCGCTGTCCCCTCACACGAGCGGTACTCGTCCGGTGCgactcttcctcccctctcacCTCTCTGTCTCTAATCACTGCTCGGTTCTTTTCCCCAATCGATAGTGGTTCTAAAATTTTAGGTTTATGGGTTTGAGAGCTACCATAGTCACCAATTGCCCTCGTATCAGCTCCTTTGCGGTGAATCTTGGTTTCCACATTTTTCGAACAGAAGATTTTGCCACACAATATGGCTCTTCCAGTACTACAGCCTAACTATGTTCTCCGATCCGCGGATTGGTGAGTTTGTtgcagatgatttttttttctctagtaATCTATTTTGGTGTGAATTTGTTCAATTTTGGTGGTGATGTGGTTTGACCATGAGTTTGTGGTGGCCTGGTTGGTGAAGTGAGAATTCATGAGGCTTATACGTATCGATCTATTGTGTGTAACGTGTTTGGTTGATGAATTAGTGGATCATATTTGTAGATACAGAGTCTCTGATATGCTCTAATGTTGGGTTATGTGAAATGGCGGAGGTGAAACATGGAAAGCTAAATGTGTTTCTGATGTGTGATTTCTCTAGGACGATGATATTGATATATCCACTGGATGCATTCATTTTTGTAATATGATGTCGGTGCTCTCCAAATCAGTAGGTGCATTGGTTCTATGCATACGCGctgaaatcatttttatttctaaaatgtGAGCTTTTTTGGGCTTGTAATATGTACCAGTGCTGGTTGGTGTTAGAAACCAACACCTATAATGCCGACACTGATAGCTCTGTTAGTAACTAGTACTGATattgattatcagtgtcggttcagaAACCGTTGCTGTTGACGCTTTTTAAAAAGACACAAGTGactattttgtagtagtgtgagaTGTGCATTGGAGACTGAAGGCTTGACCAATCGCCGTATGCAAGtagccaaaagaaaagaaaagaggtgcATCTGAAAAGAAGGTGGTATAGCAAGATCTAACCGGTCCAGTCTGATATGCGACATCGTATATGTAGACTCCGAAAGCCGATGAGAGGCCCATGTCACTCAAGAAAAAATGTATAAAAGGCCACGGCTCGAAAGGCCCACTAAGAAACTGGTCACGGAGCCCACTCAAACGGGCAAGTCTCGCAGTGTCGAGAGCTAGAAGCCCGTATTGACATTCGAGTTTTAGCCTGTTGATTCACTTGTCATCGATGCCCAGTTCGAAGAACTAAATCAAACCAAAACCCTCTAGTAACTGAGGATTTGTTTAGAAGACCTCTCACATGAGTTTTCAGAGTGAAAAAATTAGAAGCTTTGTCAAACAATAATTTATAGTTTTTAGTTTACAGGGTgattttatgaaaataattttttaaaataaactagatattATGAGCTGAAAAAGCTAGCTTCCTCTAATTCACTTTCTCCACTGAATTACTTCTTGCATAGAGTTTACcttaaaaaattacttttaaaaaaaaatcacttcacATGAAGAATTTAGATTATGTAGAGTTCTATCAAACAGACCCTGAGAAATATATTCCTAAACGATAACTTCAATCATATTTTATCCAAATTTCAACCacgatagagttttttttaaaaaaacatcagTACAACTCGTAGTCGTACATACACATTCACACTATAACACGCACGCACTCGGACCGAATATGTGAAAATTAAAGATTGACGAAGTCATCATAGTTATATTTGTTATCAATGGATAAATCATCTACTACTGAAAGAAAAATCTACCTTagtaagacaaaaaaaaaaacaaatataagatTTAATCTCTTGCAGATAAGAGGCCCAAACATCTCTATTAACTATGGAAGCAAACCACGACAGAGTTGACTGAGCACAGACAAACCAGCAATTAATGTTACTACTTTTATTACGAAACAACTAGCCTTTTATCAAGCACCATTTGGCACACTATTAACCGCTAGTTAAGTTTTTTCCCCTCAAAAGAGACACCTCAGGGGCGATATAATACAGATCAATCAGCCAAAGAATACAAAGCTCTTGCACAGCCATACACACGCACACGTACACAGCGTACATACAAGTCACAAACAAGCTATGCTATCACGTCCGGTCCAAATCAATCTACAACTCCACGACGAGCATGGTGATGTGCCAAGGATGCACGGCATGATCGATCAGGCGACTCTGCAGTTGGCCCTGATCTTGCCGCTGCTGCCGGTGAGCACGCCGACGGAGCCCATCCTGACCATGGCGGCGGCGAAGTCGCTCTGGAACGTAGCCGGGTCGTTGGCATAGGTCACCACCTGCACGGCCGTGTTCTTGTCGCTGAGCAGCGCCTGGTCTGAGGACAGCAGCCCCCGGTTGGCCATGACGCCCTTGTAGAACCCCTCGTCGAAGGCGTTGGGGGAGACGTTGTCCAAGGGCACGAGCGGGTCCCCGCCCTGCGGGCACTGCCGCGCCAGCTGCGCCACGTACGCCGGGTCCATGGTCGGGTCCTGCCCCCCAGCCGTCGTGCTCGACCTGGACAGCCGGCTGCTGAACGAGCTGCAGTGCGAGGCCCCAATGGTGTGCGCTCCGGACAGGATGACCATCTCCTTCTGGGTCAGGCCCTTGGAGCCGAAGATCTGCGTCATCTGGGCGACGTTGGCCGTCGGCGGAGGCAGGTTCCCGTTCGTGTCCGACGCGCGCGACACGGCCCCGTCCCGCCGCCCTGCCGGCACCTGGTACGCATTCCCGCCGGCCTACACGCGAAAAGCAACACGAATGATCCATAAAAACGCGACAATGGCGTATGTGCTAAGCAAGCCTGATGGCTGGGCCCATGCAAGCATCGAGTTCCCCTGCCATTCATGCATGCAGCTGCGGCATCATGTGGTGCGGGCAATGTGTGCGTCAAAAAGCTGGGGACAGAGATCAGATTACTTTACTAATCCTACGTGGCAGCCCAGCTTTAATTAGGTTCCAAATTCATATGATCATGTCTCGTTTAAAAAGATCATTGCTGGATTGCTACCACCACCGTCCACTGACACTACAAAAGCGATGACAATTAAAGTAACGATGCTTGCTTTGCAGTGAGTGTGAGATTAATTAAACTAAGATATTGTTCCTCCGTTTAAGAATGtaagatgtattttttttaaaaaaatcaaaaagtaAACATTGCCTATTAAAAATTTTATAATATGTTTTCAATTACGATAAATTTGATCTTGTATTAAAAGTActttgaaatacaaatctattaaATCAAAatctatattatatatatatatatatatatataatttgactaactGTCCATCAAAACTgataatatttgattttttaaaataaaatacactTATATTAttaaacggagggagtatatagTTAGTTGGTTTACCAGTGCGACGCTGTCCCTGGCCGCGAACGCGAGTATGTCCGCGCAGGAGACGACGCCGGAGCAGGCCTGCTCCGCGCGCGCCTTGATGCGGTCGATGACCTCGAAGCCCCGCAGGCTGGTGTTGGGCCCGGCGTCCTTCTCCGCCGTGTTGCCCTTGGTCGAGTCGACCAGCACCGACGCGTCGCACCCCTGCGAGAGACACAACATCACGTCCACACGGTCAGGTCAGTCCAGCAGCAGTCGATTCCCCGCACCAACACCGTGGTCTAGCTGCTGCATTTGCAACGGAGCGATGGGACTGTGCAGTCCAAGTGTGAGCAGTTTGGATCCAGTGGCTGACCctgacgaagcagtcgtggaagtggagccggaggaggccggcggcgaggcCCGGATTGGCCGCCACCGCCTTGCTGACCTCCTGCTGCGCGATGATCTCCGCGGCCGGGCACgcgttgtcgtagaaccccacCCGCAGCTGCGCGCGCAGCCCCGTCGCCATCATCAGCACAGCCGCCACCACAACTCGCAAGTGCACCATACTGCATCCTCTCCTCAGCACCTCCATCGCCGGCCACTGACCACAGCTCGATCAGCTGCCACTCACTCTCTTTATGGCACTAGCAGTAGCAGCTAGCTTCGCTTTTTATACTCGCACTAAGGCAGGCAGGCACATAGATCACTGGCTGTATGTTTCTTGGTTAAGGAAGGCAAGGCACTAAGAGCCGAGAGCGACGTGAGTATAATATATCTATATAACAATGTGGTGCAGGGGTTAGGGGAATCTCGATAAAGTGGCAGTGAGTTTTTCATTCGATTTGGATGATAAACTAGACTCCACATTCAAGCTTAAGTATAATAACCATACTGATGGTGATTAGATTTCAACTTGTTCGGCAATACTTTTTCTTTCAAGCGTGTGTCTTTGTATATTTTGTATCTAAGCTATGTGCATTTATATTATGCAGAGGGGTGTGTGTTAATAAAGCTTTCCATTTAAAAAAATGACGTGTATGTGCAGAGGGGAGAGGTTGGTAGAGTGGAAAGCTGTGGTAGCAATTGGGGGCTGGGCTTTTCTGCCATCATTGGGGGCGATGAGGAAAGGCAAGACAACGAGATCTGCAGCGGTGCCCCAATGTTTAATGCTTTACCTGCGGTACATGGAATGGCAGTGCAGGGAATACAGAGTTCTGAAGCTGCCATTTGTAACGAACTGATGGTTACGTCTTGCGTTTCTACCGGGCTTTGTTAtctaggggctgtttggtttttTTTCATCCCCAACAAGCCAAGCTAAAATTTGGTTAGAGTCCAAATCAGGATAGTGCTAAATTTTAGCTATTAAAATGACGTTTGTTTGAGGCCAAACTAAAATTTGGTTAGCCAAAAAATTTTGACGGATGATTTAACCATCTAAGATTTTTCCAGAAACGCTATAAAAAATTTTTGTCCGATCAAATTTTTTCAAGATATAACTAAATTTtgatctcaaaccaaacaaaaatcaaattttcAAAGCACGGTCAAAATTTAGCTGGACTCCTTTGCCcccaaccaaacagcccctagtCTCATGGATTCATACTTAAGGCATGTGATGGTACAATCCGAAGCTGACGTGCTGGACTGTGATGTCTCCTGCAGCTGCAATTCAAATACCGACTGATGTCTGGCCTCTTTTACATTAGGATGTTCTGCTATGACTGAAGACTGAAGtgcgacttgtgtctcgtttatTTATTTACAGTTGGTAAGATCTGTACTCTGAGTTTGAGCTGGTAATCTTGTTCTTTTAACGAAGTGAGATATTATTTCCTGGATACGCAATTCGGCGACCCAGTTGATCTTATATGCTATGACTGAAGAATAGAATGGTCCAAGTAGCACCTTTACTCTGCTTACAATCTACGATAAGTTTGTTTTGTGAATGGAGAGAAGCATCAGATACTCGAGGAATAGCAAAGCCTGATTCCTGATAACCAAGTTCCAGGTACTGTAGCAACAAATGCTTCACAGCTTGAAAGAATCCAGGGAGGATAGGATTCATTATAGAACATGCATGATTGACCCCTTTCTCAGTTCATGAACGCTGCTGGCCTTGCTAATTAGAAATACCGCCTTCCATGATGTGCACCGCCGAAGCGAAATGCTGCTGCTCCAGATAGACGATGGAGCAGAAAAGGGCTCGGATTGGCTGGCTGGCTGGGGACAAGTCAGGGAAGAAGATTCCTCGCCGCATTGTTGCAGTCTTGCAGAGTTGGACTTAATTTAGCTGCTGGCGACGTCCAtgagttcagacttcagagtgATTTGTATACATGAAAATTAGGTAAGTTCTGCCTACTAACCTACATTTGCAGAGAGATATTGCTGTTATTAATCCAAGTGGAAGTAAATTTTCCTCAAGAACACGAACAGATCCAGAGCTAAGCTAGCTACTGACCCTGAGAGCTGGGGTGACTGGTGAGCGGCGGCGTCTGAACTGCACATGGACATCGTGTTCGTGTTTGGACACCGTGACAAGATTCTCTGATCTCGAGGACCCTTGTCGTCTGGGTTTGACCTCAAGGTAAGGAATCAATCGTTGGACGAAGCTGGATCATGGGAGAGCCAGTCCAGTTACGGAGCCACTCGTGAATGTAATATGCACATTTCTGTAAAGAAATGGCCCAGCTTAATGCTGTTAATCGCCCATCTTTGCCCCAAAAAATCCATTGTCAGCGGCAGTCACATATACAGTC
Coding sequences:
- the LOC133903283 gene encoding peroxidase 5-like; amino-acid sequence: MEVLRRGCSMVHLRVVVAAVLMMATGLRAQLRVGFYDNACPAAEIIAQQEVSKAVAANPGLAAGLLRLHFHDCFVRGCDASVLVDSTKGNTAEKDAGPNTSLRGFEVIDRIKARAEQACSGVVSCADILAFAARDSVALAGGNAYQVPAGRRDGAVSRASDTNGNLPPPTANVAQMTQIFGSKGLTQKEMVILSGAHTIGASHCSSFSSRLSRSSTTAGGQDPTMDPAYVAQLARQCPQGGDPLVPLDNVSPNAFDEGFYKGVMANRGLLSSDQALLSDKNTAVQVVTYANDPATFQSDFAAAMVRMGSVGVLTGSSGKIRANCRVA